A region from the Candidatus Sulfotelmatobacter sp. genome encodes:
- the purL gene encoding phosphoribosylformylglycinamidine synthase subunit PurL, whose translation MTLGLESHGWTLEEARDPAAVSARLQGRGVRLEPEEVVLLSSLLGRAPSWAEAVLFGILWSEHCSYKSTRHLLRRLPTQAPQVILGPGEDAGVVALPAPCEDLALVLAHESHNHPSQVLPVEGAATGVGGIVRDVGCMGAQVIGVLDSLRFGDPRGEVHVRDVVRGAVQGIADYGNALGVPNLGGDVVFDGGFDRNCLVNVMALGLAPRDGVLRSRVPEGPGPWSFVLIGKPTDESGFGGASFASGELGQSDQRGAVQLPDPFLKRVLHVANDAAFQRIRSRGIPVGFKDLGAGGVACATSELAAAGGRGAHIRLDEVHVVGRRLPPEVLLCAETQERYCWVVPQSFAAELCDLYNREFDLPRMFPGAGAREIGVATDDGRYRVTWRGEPLVDCAVEAITTGRRVQRPARRRAPRRPRLPRRRGPAVRGALLRLLRGVHLGSREYLFRHYDSEVQGRTWLRPGEGDAAVIRVAPDRALGVAVAVGGNPFWCGSDPELGARHAVAEAARNVACVGGRPWALTDCLNFGHPENPEVMGDLEATLEGLAVAAEKLGGLAAAGHPLPYVSGNVSLYNQSGDRAIPASPIVMCAGVLSSVAHAVGQGWRRPGDFLVFVGEPRDDLSGSSFARELLGHKGGAPPSLDLEREARLQELAVRAAEGRWVSAAHDVSDGGLLVALVEMMLAGPADRALGGDVDFGSLEAEPLPALFSEQPGIVFAVRPERATRLFQAARERSLLAWPLGSVAAHGRLRVRLPEGGREAWSRDELEAAVHRALPRLWNEESL comes from the coding sequence ATGACGCTCGGGCTCGAGAGTCACGGGTGGACACTCGAGGAGGCGCGCGACCCGGCGGCGGTATCGGCGCGACTCCAGGGGCGCGGGGTTCGCCTCGAGCCCGAGGAAGTGGTGCTGCTCTCGAGCCTGCTCGGCCGCGCCCCGAGCTGGGCGGAGGCGGTGCTGTTCGGAATCCTGTGGAGCGAACACTGTTCCTACAAGTCCACGCGGCACCTGCTGCGACGGCTGCCCACTCAGGCGCCGCAGGTGATCCTCGGGCCGGGCGAGGACGCCGGCGTGGTGGCGCTGCCCGCGCCCTGCGAGGACCTGGCGCTGGTGCTGGCGCACGAGAGCCACAATCACCCCAGCCAGGTGCTGCCGGTGGAAGGCGCGGCGACCGGCGTCGGGGGCATCGTCCGGGACGTTGGCTGCATGGGCGCCCAGGTCATCGGCGTGCTCGATTCGTTGCGCTTCGGCGATCCGCGCGGCGAGGTTCACGTGCGCGACGTGGTGCGGGGTGCGGTGCAGGGCATCGCCGACTACGGCAACGCGCTCGGCGTCCCGAATCTGGGTGGCGACGTAGTGTTCGACGGCGGCTTCGACCGGAACTGCCTGGTCAACGTCATGGCGCTCGGACTGGCGCCGCGCGACGGCGTGCTGCGCAGCCGGGTTCCCGAGGGTCCCGGGCCGTGGAGCTTCGTGCTGATCGGCAAGCCCACCGACGAGAGTGGCTTTGGCGGCGCCTCGTTCGCCTCCGGCGAGCTGGGCCAGAGCGATCAGCGCGGCGCCGTCCAGCTCCCCGATCCGTTTCTGAAGCGCGTATTGCACGTCGCCAACGACGCCGCCTTCCAGCGCATCCGCTCGCGTGGCATCCCGGTCGGGTTCAAGGATCTCGGCGCGGGCGGGGTGGCCTGCGCGACCAGCGAGCTCGCCGCCGCCGGCGGCCGCGGCGCTCACATTCGCCTCGACGAGGTTCACGTGGTGGGGCGCCGGCTTCCGCCTGAAGTGCTGCTGTGCGCCGAGACGCAGGAGCGCTATTGCTGGGTGGTGCCGCAGAGCTTCGCCGCCGAGCTGTGCGATCTCTACAACCGCGAGTTCGATCTTCCGCGCATGTTCCCGGGCGCCGGCGCGCGCGAGATCGGGGTCGCCACCGACGACGGACGCTACCGGGTGACCTGGCGCGGCGAGCCGCTGGTGGACTGCGCGGTGGAAGCCATCACCACCGGACGCCGGGTGCAGCGCCCGGCCCGGCGGCGCGCGCCGCGGCGCCCGCGCTTGCCGCGCCGACGCGGGCCGGCGGTGCGCGGCGCGCTGCTGCGCCTGCTGCGCGGCGTCCACCTCGGCTCGCGCGAATACCTGTTCCGCCACTACGACAGCGAGGTGCAGGGCCGCACCTGGCTTCGCCCCGGTGAAGGGGATGCCGCGGTAATCCGGGTCGCCCCCGATCGCGCGCTCGGCGTCGCGGTCGCGGTGGGAGGCAATCCGTTCTGGTGCGGGAGCGATCCCGAGCTCGGGGCGCGCCATGCGGTCGCCGAGGCGGCCCGCAACGTCGCGTGCGTGGGCGGGCGGCCGTGGGCGCTCACCGACTGCCTCAACTTCGGACATCCCGAGAATCCGGAAGTGATGGGCGATTTGGAGGCGACGCTCGAAGGACTGGCGGTGGCGGCCGAGAAGCTCGGCGGCCTGGCCGCCGCGGGCCATCCGCTGCCCTACGTGAGCGGCAATGTCAGCCTCTACAACCAGTCGGGCGATCGGGCGATTCCGGCCTCGCCGATCGTGATGTGCGCGGGTGTGCTCTCGAGCGTCGCGCACGCGGTCGGCCAGGGCTGGCGGCGTCCGGGAGACTTCCTGGTGTTCGTTGGGGAACCGCGCGACGATCTCAGCGGCTCGAGCTTCGCGCGCGAGCTGCTGGGCCACAAGGGCGGCGCGCCGCCCTCGCTCGATCTCGAACGCGAGGCGCGGCTGCAGGAGCTGGCGGTGCGCGCCGCCGAGGGCCGCTGGGTGAGCGCCGCACACGACGTGTCGGATGGCGGGCTGCTGGTCGCGCTGGTCGAGATGATGCTGGCCGGCCCCGCGGATCGAGCGCTGGGCGGCGACGTGGATTTCGGCTCGCTCGAGGCGGAGCCGCTGCCCGCGCTGTTCAGCGAGCAGCCGGGCATCGTGTTCGCCGTGCGCCCCGAACGCGCCACGCGCCTCTTCCAGGCGGCGCGCGAACGCTCGCTGCTGGCCTGGCCGCTGGGGAGCGTCGCGGCGCACGGCCGCCTGCGCGTTCGGCTGCCGGAGGGCGGGCGCGAGGCATGGAGCCGCGACGAGCTCGAGGCCGCGGTGCATCGCGCCCTGCCGCGGCTGTGGAACGAGGAGTCGCTGTGA
- the purQ gene encoding phosphoribosylformylglycinamidine synthase I: protein MSARVAVVQIPGTNCEAESVRALERVGLSAQVHPWSLPADRLRDYQAFVLPGGFAYQDRVRAGALAAKEASLEVLAEEAARGKPVLGICNGAQVLVEAGLVPSEGPVELALARNRMKHRVGYYARWIHLRVEESPCVFTRSLEPGTVLAMPVAHGEGRFASRSPERLAALLRGGQVPLRYASADGGLADDFPDNPNGSPHAIAAVCNRRGNVLALMPHPERAQDLGGLGREVGGAWGERYDAWAGSGSPDADARGPGLALFEGLRQYLERA, encoded by the coding sequence GTGAGCGCACGCGTGGCGGTGGTGCAGATTCCCGGCACCAACTGCGAAGCGGAAAGCGTGCGCGCGCTCGAGCGCGTGGGACTTTCCGCCCAGGTGCATCCGTGGTCGCTGCCGGCGGATCGCCTGCGCGACTATCAGGCATTCGTGCTGCCCGGAGGTTTCGCCTATCAGGATCGCGTGCGCGCCGGCGCGCTGGCGGCCAAGGAGGCGAGCCTCGAGGTACTGGCCGAGGAAGCCGCGCGCGGCAAACCGGTGCTCGGCATCTGCAACGGCGCTCAGGTGCTGGTCGAGGCCGGCCTGGTGCCGAGCGAGGGGCCGGTCGAGCTGGCGCTGGCGCGCAACCGCATGAAACATCGGGTGGGTTACTACGCCCGCTGGATCCACCTGCGCGTCGAGGAGAGCCCCTGCGTGTTCACGCGCTCGCTCGAGCCGGGAACCGTTCTGGCGATGCCGGTCGCTCACGGCGAAGGACGCTTCGCGTCGCGGAGCCCCGAGCGGCTCGCGGCGCTACTGCGCGGTGGACAGGTGCCGCTCCGCTACGCCTCGGCCGACGGCGGGCTCGCCGACGATTTCCCGGACAATCCCAACGGCTCTCCTCACGCGATCGCGGCCGTCTGCAACCGCCGCGGCAACGTGCTGGCGCTGATGCCGCACCCCGAGCGCGCCCAGGATCTCGGCGGCCTGGGCCGCGAGGTCGGCGGCGCGTGGGGGGAACGCTACGATGCGTGGGCCGGCAGCGGCTCTCCCGACGCGGATGCCCGGGGGCCCGGGCTGGCTCTGTTCGAGGGACTGCGTCAGTATCTGGAGCGCGCATGA